From Nyctibius grandis isolate bNycGra1 chromosome 27, bNycGra1.pri, whole genome shotgun sequence, one genomic window encodes:
- the CDKN1A gene encoding cyclin-dependent kinase inhibitor 1: protein MMPLSQSRARQMQCSSKVCRSLFGPVDHQELQNDFEDLMRQHLEEAQQRWNFNFETETPLEGHFKWERVSLDEPPSQEVHSLVKVTGSESRSSFVHKVPSKDHIGRICTEGSQQSSEVYRAGSLQSLKRGQTTIKDFYSSKRRNIPDKPKP from the exons ATGATGCCCCTGTCTcagagcagggccaggcagATGCAGTGCAGCAGCAAGGTGTGCAGGAGCCTCTTTGGCCCCGTGGACCACCAGGAGCTCCAGAATGACTTCGAGGACCTGATGAGGCAACACCTGGAAGAAGCTCAGCAGCGCTGGAACTTCAACTTTGAGACAGAGACTCCTTTGGAAGGACACTTCAAATGGGAGAGGGTCTCCCTGGATGAGCCGCCATCCCAGGAGGTCCACAGCCTGGTCAAGGTCACTGGCAGTGAGAGCAGGAGCTCCTTTGTCCACAAGGTCCCCTCCAAGGACCATATTGGCAGGATTTGCACCGAGGGGTctcagcagagctcagaggtTTACAGGGCTGGTTCCCTGCAGAGCTTGAAACGTGGGCAGACCACCATCAAAG ACTTCTACAGCTCCAAGCGGAGGAACATCCCTGACAAGCCCAAGCCGTGA
- the SRSF3 gene encoding serine/arginine-rich splicing factor 3 — protein MHRDSCPLDCKVYVGNLGNNGNKTELERAFGYYGPLRSVWVARNPPGFAFVEFEDPRDAADAVRELDGRTLCGCRVRVELSNGEKRSRNRGPPPSWGRRPRDDYRRRSPPPRRRSPRRRSFSRSRSRSLSRDRRRERSLSRERNHKPSRSFSRSRSRSRSNERK, from the exons ATGCATCGTGACTCTTGTCCGCTGGACTGCAAGGTTTATGTAGGTAACCTTGGAAACAATGGCAACAAAACTGAATTAGAGCGAGCTTTTGGCTACTATGGACCCCTGCGCAGCGTATGGGTGGCGAGAAATCCTCCTGGTTTTGCCTTTGTGGAGTTTGAAGATCCACGAGATGCAGCTGATGCAGTAAGAGAACTAGATGGAAG AACCCTCTGTGGGTGTCGTGTCAGAGTGGAGCTCTCCAATGGTGAGAAACGGAGTCGGAACCGTGGTCCACCTCCATCCTGGGGCAGGCGTCCTCGCGATGACTATCGCAGAAGGAGTCCTCCTCCTCGTCGCAG ATCACCACGAAGGAGAAGCTTTTCTCGTAGCCGCAGCAG GTCCCTCTCCAGAgacagaagaagagagagatcACTCTCACGGGAGAGGAACCACAAGCCTTCTCGTTCCTTCTCCAGGTCTCGCAG tcgCTCCAGGTCAAATGAGAGGAAGTAG